The following proteins are encoded in a genomic region of Dyadobacter sp. UC 10:
- a CDS encoding response regulator transcription factor: MKVLVVEDEKGLAESIVDYLSKEGFVCEVANTFWQADEKISLYQYDCTIVDLTLPDGDGFNIVQTLKKIAAATGIIIISARNTLEDKIKGLEIGSDDYMTKPFHLSELNARVKSLIRRRNFGGNNDMIWKEIRVQLPSRKVFIHEKDTVLSRKEYDLLLYFLSNIDVALTKEAIAEHLWGDHMDSSDSLDMVYSHIKNLRRKILEKGGKDYIQSIYGIGYKFTAP; encoded by the coding sequence ATGAAAGTACTTGTAGTGGAAGACGAAAAAGGGCTGGCCGAAAGCATTGTCGATTATCTGTCGAAAGAGGGTTTCGTGTGCGAAGTGGCCAACACTTTCTGGCAGGCGGATGAGAAGATCAGTTTGTACCAATATGATTGCACGATCGTGGATTTAACCCTGCCTGACGGAGACGGTTTTAATATCGTGCAAACTCTCAAAAAGATAGCTGCGGCAACCGGGATAATTATCATTTCGGCCCGTAATACATTGGAAGACAAGATCAAAGGGCTGGAAATTGGCTCGGATGATTACATGACCAAACCATTTCATTTGTCGGAACTCAACGCGCGCGTGAAATCACTGATCCGTCGTCGGAATTTTGGGGGGAATAACGATATGATCTGGAAAGAAATCCGCGTGCAGCTTCCTTCCAGAAAAGTTTTTATTCACGAAAAAGACACGGTACTGTCCCGGAAAGAATACGATCTGCTGCTTTATTTTCTGTCAAATATCGATGTCGCATTGACCAAAGAAGCGATTGCGGAACATTTGTGGGGCGATCATATGGATTCTTCTGATTCGCTCGATATGGTTTATTCACATATTAAAAACCTGAGGCGCAAGATTTTGGAAAAAGGCGGGAAAGACTACATTCAGTCTATATACGGAATAGGATACAAATTTACTGCACCTTGA
- a CDS encoding TolC family protein: protein MYRLRFKPFPPGRKSALVPENAFKLIALLLILCVNANAQQVQLQELLEESKQNFPFLRSKQAEIRSAENRIKSVKTGYLPALIVQNQYTFGTDNSVAGSFLPNEGSAISPSGGIRPENIYTGTFGSFTTALVDWRVFNFGKVKAEVNAAKADLNRSQADYENELFQHQVRVIDAYLVLLINQKLVEAQRQNLQRATVFKNVTDAAVSSGMRPGVDSSLAAAEFAKARLLLLESQRSEKSQRLRLSELTGELRDSIQVDSMGFYSKLPVASGADDAFLKNPALRFSQAQLDASMARTLAIKRSFLPSISLTGAGWARGSGISNKDDSYHTSFSSGVNYQVYNYLFGISTRWNLTNIARVRNDYKSEQFQVERFKEIYQTQKLQLDRQAREAEMQLALSMEQARLTPVQLNAAQRAFNQAEARYQSGLTDLFTLAQSVNALNRAEVDKFVTNGNVWRSLLMKAAAAGDISIFLNQVENK from the coding sequence ATGTACCGACTCCGTTTCAAACCATTTCCACCGGGCAGAAAATCTGCGCTCGTTCCCGAAAATGCCTTCAAGCTGATAGCACTGCTCCTCATCCTTTGTGTAAATGCAAATGCCCAGCAAGTGCAGTTGCAGGAACTTTTGGAAGAAAGTAAACAGAATTTCCCCTTTCTCAGATCCAAACAGGCCGAGATAAGAAGTGCCGAAAACCGCATTAAGTCTGTCAAAACCGGCTATCTGCCTGCGTTGATTGTGCAGAACCAATATACTTTCGGTACCGATAACAGCGTGGCCGGCTCTTTTTTACCAAACGAAGGCAGCGCCATTTCTCCGTCGGGCGGTATCAGGCCCGAGAATATTTACACAGGTACTTTCGGAAGCTTTACTACCGCGCTGGTCGACTGGCGTGTTTTCAATTTTGGTAAGGTAAAAGCAGAAGTCAATGCTGCAAAAGCAGACCTGAACCGAAGTCAGGCTGATTATGAAAACGAGCTTTTCCAGCATCAGGTGCGTGTTATTGACGCTTATCTGGTTCTTTTGATCAATCAAAAGCTCGTAGAAGCGCAGCGGCAGAACCTGCAACGCGCGACTGTTTTCAAGAATGTTACAGACGCGGCTGTCAGCTCGGGCATGCGTCCTGGCGTTGATAGTTCGCTCGCGGCCGCCGAATTTGCAAAAGCGCGGCTGCTTCTGCTGGAAAGCCAGCGCTCGGAAAAGTCACAGCGGCTTCGTTTATCCGAGCTGACAGGCGAACTGCGTGATAGTATTCAGGTCGATAGCATGGGATTCTATTCCAAATTGCCTGTTGCCAGCGGCGCAGACGATGCATTTCTTAAAAACCCTGCATTGCGCTTTTCGCAAGCCCAGCTGGATGCATCCATGGCGAGAACTCTGGCTATTAAAAGGTCATTTTTGCCTTCCATCTCCTTAACTGGCGCGGGTTGGGCACGGGGATCGGGCATTTCCAACAAAGACGATTCCTATCATACCAGCTTTTCGAGCGGGGTTAACTACCAGGTTTATAATTATTTATTCGGGATTTCTACCCGCTGGAACCTGACCAACATTGCCAGGGTAAGAAACGATTACAAAAGCGAGCAGTTCCAGGTGGAGCGTTTCAAGGAAATTTATCAAACCCAAAAATTACAGCTCGACCGCCAGGCGCGCGAAGCTGAAATGCAGCTGGCGCTTTCCATGGAGCAGGCACGGCTTACCCCGGTACAGCTGAATGCGGCGCAACGTGCTTTCAACCAGGCAGAAGCCAGGTACCAGAGCGGGTTAACCGACCTTTTCACATTGGCCCAGAGTGTCAATGCATTGAACCGCGCGGAAGTTGACAAGTTCGTAACCAACGGAAACGTCTGGCGCTCGCTGCTGATGAAAGCGGCTGCGGCGGGGGATATCTCCATTTTTTTGAATCAGGTAGAAAATAAATAA
- a CDS encoding efflux RND transporter permease subunit — translation MYQLIRTALRQPISIVVVVIGILFFSVLSIRSIPVDIFPNLDLPTIYVVQPYGGMAPDQMDGFIATRYQDHFLYVSGIRDVDVKTIQGLSLIKLSFYPGTDMAQAAAEVANNVSRAKAYMPEGTVPPQVVRFDASSVPIGQMVFESSSRSLNEIQDFASSRVRPMFSRIEGVSSPPPFGGNQRTIVIRVDPERIRSYHLTPEEIIKSIITNNQPSPAGNIRMGDRTLMTPVNSLIKKPEDFLNIPIRIGAGPTVFIRDVGTVEDGADVTVSYALINGRRAVYIPVVKKSDASTLDVVNNIRAALPQLRNAVPEDVKISYEFDQSVYVTNSLKSLITEGILGALLTGLMVLLFLRDWRSVIIVVVTIPISILSAVILMNLFGQTINIMTLSGLALAIGVLVDQATVTIENIHQHQEMGKPKEQAIWDACKEIAFPEFLILLAILAVFAPSFVMSGIPRSMFLPLSLAVGFAMIASFLLSQTLVPVLANWLLKDHPHHEAPTLALDSQEINDVIEEGAHPSLPPTGFEKFKLKYLSVLSGIMGRGRLVVPVYLVGTVLLIVGGFLLIGTDILPKANSHQFQMRLRVPDGTRVERTEQATLKVLNLIKSEVGKEHVEISSAYVGTVPSSYGTSNIFVFNSGPHEAVLQVSLHEDFPVKMDALKEKLRQKIGKEIPNLTISFEPIELVDKIMSQGASTPIEVTVAAKDVEEAGRFAKKIQKEMKQIAFLRDVQIAQPLEYPVLDVKIDRERAGQLGITSTQVARSMVAATSSSRFTDKNLWLDDSKGLAYQVQVQIPEYQMTSVEDIGTIPLKTGVSNPLLADVATFSEKTAPGEYDRAGPNRLVTVTANIHQKDLGAASTAVKSAIKNAGEPPRGVLVELKGQTDLLTETLSSLQTGLLIAVVIMFLLLAATYQSFKLSLVVLSTIPAVVVGSIGLLLLTGATLNLQSYMGLIMSVGVSVANAILMVTNAENLRLKLQDAGKAVMLAAGSRIRPILMTSIAMIAGMIPMASGLGEGGDQIAPLGQAVIGGLIASTLASLLILPAVFTMVQRKASVHSVSLDPEDPDSNFFRKKLQTSISMNTLKSLLIILTVTIGMSACSSEAETSKKHEQKAEQRAAVELATVQSLKPAKQIALPGELKPWNKVSIYPKVKGFVKTVHADRGTMVRKGQILAVLEAPEILAELSQAKAQLIAAEANLHEITTKYQTSALTYSRLVRTNKTEGAVSLNELDLAKARVLTDSSATAVARGNVQAAKSFMETKAELARYLTVTAPFDGIVTERNISPGALVGPGESSAKPLFMLEDNTKLRLTLAIPENLSSAVPAKGEVNFTVSASPEKQYKAVYARSSRTLSEEHRAMITEFDFINKSNELKAGMYAQVLLNTERSANTLFVPVTSVVNSSEQVFVIRDKHNKAEWVPVKRGTVVDTLVEVFGDLHAGDQIVRKASEEYRNGENL, via the coding sequence ATGTATCAACTCATTCGAACCGCACTCCGACAACCGATTTCCATTGTCGTAGTTGTAATTGGAATCTTATTCTTTTCGGTACTATCAATCCGCAGTATTCCTGTCGACATTTTCCCAAATCTGGATTTGCCCACTATTTATGTAGTGCAGCCTTACGGTGGTATGGCGCCTGACCAGATGGACGGATTTATTGCTACGCGTTACCAGGATCACTTTCTGTACGTTTCGGGAATCCGGGATGTAGATGTAAAAACGATCCAGGGGCTTTCACTGATCAAACTTTCCTTTTATCCGGGAACAGATATGGCGCAGGCGGCAGCCGAGGTCGCAAATAACGTATCACGGGCAAAAGCTTATATGCCCGAAGGTACTGTGCCTCCGCAGGTAGTACGGTTTGACGCGAGTTCTGTGCCGATCGGACAAATGGTTTTTGAAAGTTCTTCCCGTTCTTTGAATGAAATCCAGGATTTTGCTTCGTCGCGGGTACGGCCAATGTTCAGCCGGATTGAAGGCGTTTCCAGCCCGCCGCCATTTGGTGGAAACCAGCGTACGATCGTAATCCGCGTCGATCCCGAGCGGATCAGAAGCTATCATTTGACGCCAGAGGAGATCATTAAATCCATCATCACAAATAACCAGCCTTCGCCGGCGGGTAACATCCGAATGGGCGATCGCACTTTGATGACGCCGGTTAATTCCCTGATCAAAAAACCGGAGGATTTCCTCAATATCCCGATTCGCATTGGCGCAGGCCCGACGGTTTTTATCCGCGATGTAGGTACCGTGGAAGACGGCGCCGACGTGACGGTCAGTTATGCATTGATCAATGGCCGCCGCGCGGTTTATATCCCGGTTGTTAAAAAATCAGATGCCTCCACGCTCGATGTGGTGAACAATATCCGCGCTGCATTGCCGCAGCTCAGGAATGCAGTGCCGGAAGATGTGAAGATATCGTATGAATTCGACCAGTCTGTATACGTAACCAACTCGCTCAAAAGCCTGATCACCGAAGGTATCCTCGGCGCATTGCTCACCGGGTTAATGGTACTTCTCTTCCTCCGCGACTGGCGTAGTGTGATTATCGTGGTAGTCACGATCCCTATATCGATTTTGTCCGCAGTGATATTGATGAATTTGTTTGGACAAACGATCAATATCATGACTTTAAGCGGCCTCGCACTGGCGATTGGCGTATTGGTCGACCAGGCGACGGTGACGATTGAAAACATTCACCAGCACCAGGAAATGGGCAAACCCAAGGAACAGGCGATCTGGGATGCTTGTAAAGAAATCGCATTTCCCGAGTTCCTGATCCTGCTGGCTATATTGGCGGTATTTGCGCCTTCATTTGTTATGAGTGGCATTCCGAGATCGATGTTTTTACCCCTTTCGCTCGCGGTAGGTTTTGCGATGATCGCCTCGTTTTTGCTTTCACAAACGTTGGTGCCGGTACTGGCCAACTGGCTTCTGAAAGATCACCCGCATCATGAAGCGCCCACTTTGGCACTGGATAGCCAGGAAATAAATGATGTGATCGAAGAGGGTGCGCACCCTTCCCTGCCTCCTACCGGATTTGAAAAGTTCAAGCTGAAATATCTGAGCGTTCTCTCGGGTATTATGGGTCGCGGAAGACTTGTAGTACCGGTTTATTTAGTTGGAACAGTATTATTGATTGTAGGTGGCTTTCTGCTGATCGGTACCGATATTTTACCAAAAGCAAACAGTCACCAGTTCCAGATGCGCCTGCGGGTACCCGACGGAACGCGCGTGGAACGTACTGAACAGGCGACATTGAAGGTATTGAACCTGATCAAATCGGAAGTAGGTAAAGAACATGTGGAAATTTCGTCCGCCTATGTTGGTACGGTGCCCTCAAGTTACGGTACTTCCAATATTTTCGTGTTCAACAGCGGCCCCCATGAAGCGGTATTACAGGTTTCGCTGCATGAAGATTTTCCTGTAAAAATGGATGCATTGAAGGAAAAGCTGCGCCAAAAAATTGGCAAAGAAATCCCGAATCTCACCATATCCTTTGAACCGATCGAGCTGGTTGACAAGATCATGAGCCAGGGCGCTTCCACTCCAATCGAAGTAACTGTGGCAGCGAAAGATGTGGAAGAGGCTGGCCGGTTCGCTAAGAAAATTCAGAAAGAAATGAAGCAGATTGCATTCCTGCGTGATGTGCAGATCGCGCAGCCACTGGAATATCCTGTTCTGGACGTAAAAATCGACCGCGAACGGGCCGGGCAACTAGGTATTACCTCCACGCAGGTAGCGAGATCGATGGTTGCAGCAACCTCTTCCAGCCGCTTTACGGATAAAAATCTTTGGCTAGATGATTCAAAGGGGCTGGCTTACCAGGTGCAGGTTCAGATTCCGGAATATCAGATGACTTCGGTGGAAGATATTGGGACAATCCCATTGAAAACAGGCGTAAGTAACCCGCTGCTGGCCGATGTAGCCACTTTCTCTGAAAAAACAGCCCCCGGCGAATACGACCGCGCCGGCCCGAACAGGCTGGTAACTGTTACCGCGAACATTCATCAAAAAGACCTCGGCGCCGCTTCCACTGCGGTTAAGAGTGCGATCAAAAATGCGGGTGAGCCTCCGCGGGGGGTATTGGTGGAACTGAAAGGACAAACTGATCTGCTCACCGAAACACTGAGTAGTTTGCAAACCGGACTTTTGATTGCGGTTGTAATCATGTTCCTGCTGCTTGCGGCTACCTACCAGTCTTTCAAGCTATCGCTGGTGGTTCTATCGACGATTCCTGCGGTTGTTGTAGGATCAATCGGACTGCTATTGCTGACCGGCGCTACGCTGAACCTGCAATCTTATATGGGATTGATTATGTCGGTCGGCGTATCGGTTGCGAATGCGATTTTGATGGTAACCAATGCAGAAAACCTGCGACTGAAATTACAGGATGCAGGTAAGGCAGTAATGCTCGCAGCCGGCAGCCGGATCCGACCGATTTTGATGACGAGTATTGCGATGATCGCGGGAATGATCCCGATGGCGTCGGGGCTTGGGGAAGGCGGAGATCAGATTGCCCCACTCGGTCAGGCGGTGATCGGCGGACTCATCGCGTCTACATTGGCTTCACTGCTCATCCTGCCTGCTGTTTTCACGATGGTACAAAGGAAAGCTTCTGTGCATTCCGTTTCCCTTGATCCAGAGGATCCAGATAGTAATTTTTTCCGCAAAAAACTTCAAACATCGATATCCATGAATACCCTGAAATCTCTTCTAATCATTCTGACGGTTACTATTGGAATGAGTGCGTGCAGTTCCGAGGCAGAAACGAGTAAGAAACACGAGCAAAAAGCTGAACAACGTGCTGCTGTGGAACTTGCGACGGTCCAAAGCCTGAAACCGGCCAAACAAATTGCATTGCCCGGCGAATTGAAACCGTGGAATAAGGTAAGTATTTATCCGAAAGTGAAGGGATTTGTCAAAACCGTGCATGCAGACAGGGGAACAATGGTTCGAAAGGGTCAGATTCTGGCGGTTCTGGAAGCACCTGAAATCCTGGCGGAACTGAGTCAGGCGAAAGCGCAACTGATCGCTGCGGAAGCAAATTTGCACGAAATAACCACGAAATATCAAACCAGCGCATTGACTTACAGCCGATTAGTGCGAACCAATAAAACAGAAGGCGCCGTGTCTCTCAACGAACTGGATTTGGCGAAAGCAAGAGTGCTAACCGACAGCTCGGCGACTGCGGTTGCAAGAGGAAATGTGCAGGCGGCGAAATCATTTATGGAAACAAAAGCGGAACTGGCGAGATACCTGACCGTAACAGCGCCATTTGACGGAATTGTGACGGAGCGGAATATCAGTCCCGGTGCCTTGGTCGGACCCGGCGAAAGTAGCGCGAAGCCTTTGTTTATGCTCGAAGACAACACAAAGCTGCGTCTGACACTCGCTATTCCCGAAAACCTTTCCAGTGCGGTCCCTGCAAAAGGCGAGGTAAATTTTACGGTGTCGGCCAGTCCGGAAAAGCAGTACAAGGCAGTTTACGCCAGAAGCTCTCGCACATTATCCGAAGAACATCGGGCTATGATCACTGAATTTGATTTTATCAACAAATCAAATGAGCTGAAAGCGGGCATGTACGCACAGGTCTTGCTCAATACCGAAAGATCGGCTAATACCCTGTTCGTCCCTGTCACTTCGGTCGTAAATTCCAGCGAGCAGGTTTTTGTAATCCGTGATAAACATAATAAAGCGGAATGGGTGCCTGTAAAAAGGGGAACTGTTGTAGACACGCTTGTAGAAGTATTCGGGGACCTGCACGCAGGTGATCAAATTGTGAGAAAGGCTTCGGAAGAGTATCGAAACGGTGAGAATTTGTAA
- a CDS encoding MBOAT family O-acyltransferase, whose product MLFNSIHFALFLPIVFFIHWFIAKENLKLQNIVLLFASYFFYSCWDWRFMLLLVFSTLLDYFTGIKIHEASNHKSKKFWLWLSISINLGFLGIFKYYNFFADSFADGLALLGFRANFETLQIILPIGISFYTFHGLSYVIDIYKGRFEPERNFVPYSLFVSFFPLLVAGPIERGTHLLPQLTKARKFNSSKAIDGLRQILWGLFKKIVIADNCAEYANTIFNNSDAYSGSTLVVGALFFTFQIYCDFSGYSDIALGTARLFGIDLLRNFAFPYFSRDIAEFWRRWHISLSSWFKDYLYIPLGGSKGSTWMKVRNTFIIFLVSGFWHGANWTFIVWGVLNAIYILPSIIFNTNRNNLDIVAKGRLFPTLREFFAIISTFALTVLAWIFFRANNVSHAFNYIAEIFSTSLFTVPSFAGDKKSLVTTILLGLFVLIEWQGREEKYAIEKLGTTWIKPVRWGFYYSVVILIFLFTGENQTFIYFQF is encoded by the coding sequence ATGCTTTTTAACTCTATACACTTCGCTTTATTTTTACCAATTGTATTTTTTATACATTGGTTTATTGCCAAAGAAAATCTAAAACTGCAAAACATCGTATTACTATTTGCCAGCTATTTCTTTTATTCCTGCTGGGACTGGAGATTCATGCTACTGCTGGTTTTTTCTACCTTATTAGATTATTTCACTGGAATTAAGATACATGAAGCTTCTAATCATAAAAGTAAGAAGTTTTGGTTATGGCTAAGCATAAGTATCAATCTCGGGTTTCTTGGTATTTTCAAATATTACAACTTTTTTGCCGATTCGTTTGCCGATGGATTAGCGTTATTGGGATTTAGAGCTAATTTTGAAACCTTGCAGATAATATTACCGATAGGTATATCCTTCTATACGTTTCACGGACTATCCTATGTGATCGACATTTATAAGGGCAGGTTTGAGCCCGAAAGGAATTTCGTTCCTTATTCCCTATTTGTCAGCTTTTTTCCCTTACTTGTAGCCGGACCAATTGAAAGAGGGACACATCTTCTGCCTCAACTTACTAAGGCGAGAAAATTCAATTCTTCAAAAGCAATTGACGGTCTTCGGCAAATTTTGTGGGGCCTGTTCAAGAAAATTGTTATAGCGGACAATTGTGCTGAATATGCAAATACAATTTTTAATAATTCTGATGCATATTCGGGAAGTACATTGGTGGTAGGAGCGTTGTTCTTCACATTTCAAATTTACTGCGACTTTTCAGGATATTCCGATATAGCCTTAGGTACAGCCAGATTATTTGGTATTGATCTTTTAAGAAATTTTGCCTTCCCTTACTTCTCCCGTGACATCGCAGAATTTTGGCGGCGATGGCACATTTCCCTCTCCTCCTGGTTTAAAGATTATCTTTATATTCCATTGGGAGGCAGCAAAGGAAGCACATGGATGAAAGTACGAAATACATTTATTATTTTTTTAGTAAGTGGCTTTTGGCATGGCGCGAATTGGACATTTATAGTTTGGGGAGTATTAAATGCCATTTATATATTGCCATCAATAATTTTCAACACGAATCGAAATAATCTCGATATTGTAGCAAAAGGGAGACTGTTTCCGACTTTAAGAGAATTTTTTGCTATTATATCGACTTTTGCATTAACGGTACTCGCCTGGATATTCTTTCGGGCGAACAATGTGTCGCACGCTTTTAATTATATAGCTGAGATATTTTCAACTTCATTGTTCACAGTTCCCAGTTTTGCAGGAGATAAAAAATCTCTGGTTACAACTATTCTGCTAGGGTTATTTGTTTTAATCGAATGGCAAGGGAGGGAAGAAAAATACGCTATCGAAAAATTGGGAACAACTTGGATCAAGCCAGTACGTTGGGGATTTTATTATTCAGTAGTTATTCTGATTTTCTTATTTACAGGAGAAAATCAGACATTTATTTATTTCCAATTTTAG
- a CDS encoding DUF4136 domain-containing protein — MKNIVKLMKSAGTAVVAGVLVMACSQALQVSYDYDSSVNLKQFKTFKVEAEHNMETDPLLGSELNRRRLGDAVKEVMEAKGYKYDQQSPELIVRFMTDVKDRQQVRSNNMYSPYMWWYGGGNNFSTYNYQESRFILNIYQKNSDRMIWQGWASGKVKAPTKKEDRETMVKNTMSDILRTFPQATQDTYSRK; from the coding sequence ATGAAAAACATAGTGAAGTTGATGAAATCCGCAGGTACTGCGGTAGTGGCGGGAGTACTGGTCATGGCGTGCAGCCAGGCCCTTCAGGTCAGTTACGATTACGATTCATCCGTCAATTTAAAGCAGTTCAAAACCTTCAAGGTGGAAGCGGAACATAATATGGAAACCGATCCTTTGCTAGGCAGCGAATTGAACCGGAGAAGGCTGGGTGACGCGGTGAAAGAAGTAATGGAGGCAAAAGGTTATAAATACGACCAGCAAAGTCCTGAACTGATCGTGCGCTTTATGACAGACGTAAAAGACCGTCAACAGGTACGATCCAACAATATGTACTCACCATATATGTGGTGGTACGGGGGCGGTAACAATTTTTCCACTTATAACTACCAGGAAAGCCGCTTTATCCTGAATATTTATCAGAAAAACAGCGACAGGATGATCTGGCAAGGCTGGGCTTCGGGAAAAGTAAAGGCGCCTACCAAAAAAGAAGATCGTGAAACAATGGTTAAAAACACCATGTCCGATATTCTGAGAACATTCCCGCAAGCAACGCAGGATACGTATAGCAGAAAGTAA
- a CDS encoding Gfo/Idh/MocA family protein — protein MNNFNINRRSFLHGATAALALSTFGARGMDLINPAKTLRVGLIGTGWYGKSDLFRLIQVAPVEVLALCDVDKNQLNEAGKLVSQRQKSGKVPKLYGDYQKMLAENEMDIVLIGTPDHWHALQMIDAVKAGAHVYVQKPISVDVMEGEAMVAAARKYKKVVQVGTQRKSTPHLIEAKKNIVDAGLLGKISHVEMCCYFHMRNNGNPPLEKVPDFLDYEKWTGPAPLRPYDGLPHIRWWRTFMEYGNGITGDMCVHMFDTVRWMLKLGWPKKISSTGGIYVQKEGKSNISDTQSAIFEYDELNCVWQHRTWGTPNNPDYPWSFTLYGEKGTLWASTMAYDFIPQGKGEKIHKDVVYEKEKYPEDLKEDKIELNAAPATRLHMLDFLSAIDNSSKPVADIEESHISTASCILANLSMKTGRSLVYDPVKREIVGDREATGLLARAYRSPYIHPDYKTV, from the coding sequence ATGAACAATTTCAACATCAACCGCCGCAGTTTTTTGCATGGTGCAACGGCGGCGCTGGCGCTTTCTACTTTTGGCGCAAGAGGAATGGACCTGATCAACCCGGCTAAAACTTTACGCGTGGGACTGATCGGTACGGGCTGGTATGGAAAAAGTGATCTGTTCAGGTTGATCCAGGTAGCTCCCGTGGAAGTGCTTGCGCTTTGCGATGTAGATAAAAACCAGTTGAACGAAGCAGGCAAGCTGGTAAGCCAGCGGCAGAAATCGGGTAAAGTACCAAAACTTTACGGCGATTATCAGAAAATGCTTGCCGAAAATGAAATGGATATTGTACTCATCGGTACGCCGGATCATTGGCATGCATTGCAAATGATCGATGCCGTGAAAGCCGGGGCGCACGTATATGTGCAGAAACCGATCAGTGTGGATGTGATGGAAGGCGAGGCAATGGTTGCTGCCGCACGCAAGTATAAAAAAGTGGTGCAGGTAGGAACGCAGCGAAAAAGCACTCCGCATTTAATCGAAGCAAAGAAAAACATTGTCGACGCGGGCCTGTTAGGCAAAATTTCCCACGTGGAAATGTGCTGCTACTTTCATATGCGAAACAATGGCAACCCGCCCCTTGAAAAAGTGCCTGACTTCCTCGATTACGAAAAATGGACCGGCCCCGCGCCACTCAGGCCGTACGACGGACTGCCGCATATCCGTTGGTGGCGCACATTTATGGAATATGGAAATGGCATTACCGGAGATATGTGCGTACACATGTTTGATACAGTCCGGTGGATGCTTAAACTTGGCTGGCCGAAAAAAATCAGTTCGACTGGTGGTATTTATGTCCAGAAAGAAGGTAAGTCTAACATATCCGACACGCAGTCAGCCATATTTGAATACGACGAATTGAACTGTGTTTGGCAGCACCGCACCTGGGGGACACCGAACAATCCCGATTATCCGTGGTCGTTTACGTTATATGGCGAAAAAGGGACGCTTTGGGCGAGTACCATGGCATACGATTTCATCCCGCAAGGTAAAGGCGAGAAGATCCATAAAGATGTGGTTTACGAAAAGGAAAAGTATCCGGAAGATCTGAAAGAAGACAAGATAGAGCTAAATGCCGCGCCGGCTACCCGATTGCACATGCTTGATTTCCTGAGTGCGATCGACAACAGCAGCAAGCCCGTGGCGGATATTGAGGAAAGTCATATTTCGACAGCCAGCTGTATCCTTGCAAATCTCTCCATGAAAACCGGCAGGTCGCTTGTTTATGATCCTGTAAAACGCGAAATTGTTGGGGATAGAGAAGCGACCGGATTGCTGGCAAGAGCTTACCGTTCACCCTACATTCATCCCGACTATAAAACCGTTTAG
- a CDS encoding DUF6934 family protein produces the protein MRSDFYPFTHDESCRYFEFISKGSCKADRKIVIYSPVAANFNQYNLFLGHLLADGNLCDLTITNNGDMETIIATVIRTISLFLGKYPQRSVYFTGSTPARTRLYRVIISREFLEVTKYYEIYGVTKDNEEPFEPNKNYIGYIVKSKRTIK, from the coding sequence ATGAGGTCAGACTTTTACCCATTTACGCATGACGAGTCCTGTCGTTATTTTGAATTTATAAGTAAGGGGAGTTGCAAAGCAGACCGGAAAATTGTGATCTATTCGCCGGTAGCGGCAAATTTTAATCAATACAACTTGTTTCTCGGGCACCTCCTAGCAGACGGAAATTTATGCGATTTAACGATCACTAACAATGGCGATATGGAAACTATCATAGCGACCGTCATTCGGACAATATCACTTTTTCTAGGCAAGTATCCGCAGAGGTCAGTATATTTTACGGGCAGTACCCCTGCAAGGACCAGGCTTTACAGGGTGATTATCAGTCGAGAATTTCTGGAAGTCACAAAATATTATGAAATTTATGGAGTCACAAAGGATAATGAAGAACCTTTCGAGCCCAATAAAAACTACATTGGATATATAGTTAAATCAAAACGCACAATAAAATGA